GCACGTCCTTCTTTAGTGCCAGATTTCTCGAGAATGTCTACAATTGACTCAGCCACTAATGGCAATGTCTCTAACGAGTAGATGGTTTCTGAACTTATGATGAAGTCGATTGCGTATTTCTCGATCAACTGATTGAACTGAGTGCCCCACGAGCCAGAAATAAACACTAATTCGACATTGTACTCTTTTAAATCATTAATGAATGTGTCTATCAACGCATCAGtgatcaacaactcgtCGTTTTTCAAGTACGGAATGTCTTCGCTTGTAGTCAAGTCATGCAAAAGTTGGGGTTCCAAAGTGGACGCCCAATGAATGAGGATATTTGGCAAACTGACCAATCTCAAAACTTCCTGGTTGAAATCAGACAAGATGACTTTGATTGGATTTCTGTTTTTCCTTTGAAATTTCTGCAACAAAAGAAAGCTGGAAGGTAGCGAAGTACCACAACCAAAATCCAAATAGGACGAGTACGTTGACAAAAGCGAATCTGATTGGATAAACTTAGCCAATAAGTCTACAGTGTCATACGAACACTCCCAACTCTTGAATCCTCCTTCGTAAACtctcttttccaagtcctTGTCATTGAGATCAATCAAGATTTCATTGATCTTCGTATTCTCTTGATTGTCTTCTGTCATCACCTGGTGCTTTACATCAAAAAGTTCACGTCTGTAAACAATATTTTGTCCAATGGGAGTTGTATAGTTGTCAAAAGTCAACCTCACATTTCTCAAAGTCTGTAATAACGACTCCGTTGAGTGAATCACTGGTAGGTTCTGTCTCTCAATTGTAGATGAGAACGTACTTAATGAGTTCGGCACcttttcatttccattgaCTTTTTGATAATCGCTCAAATGGGTGTGAGACGACTCTTCAAAGTCGTCATCGCTGAAGTCCTCTTTAGTGAACCCgaaagaaaatgacatTTTCGCAAAGGATAGATTCGTACCtttaattcttcattgaacATTTAGAGATGACATCTTTTAGAGATGGGGTTCTACATTTTTTTTGTCGCGCATTTTTGCGACAATACTTTATGACAAACTTTGGATTGCAAATGAAGCGCAAAATGCGCACTAAATAGAAACTATAGCAAATTAATTTAACGGAAGAATTAGCTTAACTTTTTAAACGAATTACCAAGTAAGGGTGAATTGCTTAGCGAAAGCACCTTCTTTGGTATACTTTTCCAAACCTGTGACGAAAATAGTTGAATTTTCGTAACTGAACTTGACCTTTGAATCCTCGAATTCGACCTGCTTAGGCTTCTTCTCCACACCCAAGATGGTAATATTGGCCAATGGCTGCGAAACATTGTATTCTCCAAAACTCGATGCTGTCAACAGCTTGCTGTGAGCAACAAAGTCAACATACaaagattcttcaatttccaaaGATTCCCCATCGTCAAGGTAGAGCTTTCCTGAAGCATTACCTTCATTGTCCAAAGCTACAAGCAATGCAAATGGATTCTCTCTGGATTCAGCAACAGTGTAGCCTGGTTCTTGAAGTGGCAAAATGTGACCACCTCTGACATGCAATGGGATGTGACCCAATGGTGCAGCCAAGGtttcattctttccatttctgaAGTCTTGCTTTTCGTGAGTGTACCAATCGTAGTAGACTTCTGAGACACCAGCACCTGGGAAAACACCCTTGGTCTTGTTGACACCTGGTTCTAAAACTGGAGTAACAATCAAGGCATCACCAACAAACAATTGGTTGTCGATACCgttgtacttcttctcgtaTGGGAATTGCCACGACAAGGATCTCAAGATTGGCAAACCAGTAACATGTGATTCGTGCAACAAGGTATAGTAGTATGGCAACAACAAGTATCTGATAGCCATTGAGGTTCTCGTGGcatcagcaacagaagaCCAAACGTATGGTTCTTGAGAAATGGCTCCCAAAACATTGTGGTTTCTGTAGAATGGGAAGAACGAACCCAATTGCATCCATCTCGAGCACAATTCAGCATCCGAGTTTCCATTGAAACCACAAACATCAACTCCAAAGAAAGGAATACCAGAAAGACCCATGCTGAATGCCTGAGGAATAGAGAAGTACATCATGTCATAGTCAGCATTGTTGTCACCACCCCAGTGACCCATGTAATGGCCAGCACCGGAGAAGGTAGAACGGGCAATAATAAATGGCCTCTTGTTTGGGAAGATTTCCAACAAAGCAGCGTGGATAGCCTTTTCTTGTAAGAATCCGTAGAGATTATGGATATCATATTCAACAGTGCCATCTGCATGAGTTGCATTTGGAGAAACTGCATGAGTTGCAAGATCATGATCACCTTGGGCGTGGTTGATAGCGTAAGGTGGGTAGTTGATGTTTCCCTTACCTGGCAACAATGTGTTCATGGAGTCGattgaagcagaagagcTTGATGGACTGGGCTTAGAAGTAGTGGCTGTAGCAGCAATTGAACTGGAAATAGACTTCCATTCAGTTGAGTTCGAAACGTTGAAACCTGATGGATATTGAGTAACTTCGCCTCCAACCAAGAATGGTGGATCTGCTGGGTTTTCAAAGTATCTGCCAGTACCACACGAACCAACACAGAAAGAACTGACTTCGTTCATATCGGACCAAATACCATCGAATGGGATTCTGTCGTGCCATTCTTTAAACATCTCGTTCCACCAGTCTTGTGTATTGTTAGCAAGGAAATCTGGGAAAGCGGTGTAACCGGGCCAAACAGCACCAATGTATAAAGAGCCATCTGGGTTCTTAAGGAAGATGTCAGATTCGTTACCGGCATGGAAGGGGGTATAGTCATTGTCAGTTTCATTATTTGGATTTGGAACGTAAATTGCTGCATCGAAGATTGGAACATAGTGTTGGTTGTTCTTGTGTAGcttgtccaagaagtccTGGTACTTGTCAGTTGGGTATCTATGTGGGTCATTTGTGAAATCCTTGTATGAGTCCATGTAATCGATATCAGACCAGATGGTTTCCAATGgaatattgaaattcttgaagttggttACTACATCTTCCAAGTCCTCGATTTCACGATAACCCCATCTACACTGGTGATATCCAAGAGCCCAGTATGGTTGGAAAGCTGGCAATCCTATTTCTGAAACATATTGTTGAATAACATCCTTAGGGTCAGGACCGCTGAAGAAGTATAAGTCAATAACTCCAGAAAGTGCTCTCCAGGTCAAAGattgttcttcaaaaatgaCTTCTTGGATAGCAGATGTTCTCCAGTAGACACCATGGGTGGTATTTGAATTGTATCTTTGGTCATAGTAAACAGGATGAACACCGTAAATGTTACCGTCGATAGGGTCACCAACATCGTTAGCGAACAAAGTCTTTACAGTTCCTGGCAAACTCAAAGAACCATGGATGGACTCGCCTAATCCAGAAATTGCATACCCCTTTGGCAAAGTGGTgttgaattgaatgaattgGTTGGAAAATACCAATGGATTACCATCAGTGGAAAACAAAACCTCTCCGGTAGAAGCTCTAACCACTTCAAACGAGAAGTCATCCGAGTGGTACTGGAAGACTAAGTCAGAGTCTTCGAAATTGAATGAATTGACATCTCCTTCGATAGTTGGCTTCACAACCAAGTCTTCAGGCAAAATGTAGACATCGGTTAAGTTTGTTGGTTCAATATGAACATTCAAACGCTTGTCAGACTGGTAAGTCACCGTCAAGTTCAAATGATCAAAGTCATAACCATAGATATTAGTAGCCTCCTTTAACTCGAGAATACCGGTCAATCCTCTTGGTGTGGAGGTAACATTGACCAAAGTGTAACCCTTTGCTTCCTGGTTAGCATCAACAGCAGTATCATTGAGGATGTTAGGAACCTGCTTAACACCTAAAGTCAAGTCATTGGGAACTGTTGCTCGAGAGTCTCCACTTGAGGAGGTGCTCGAAGCGACCTCTGactcagaagaagaaattgcagCACCAAGCACAGAGTTTGTCACTCCAAGAGCGACAACCGAAGATTTTATTAAGTCTCTGAATATCATCTTGTGCACACTGAGGATGTATAATTCTAATGGGAATATACGTATTACTTAGGAATTGGTCGACTATTTATATTTTGCCATCACCACCATTATGTTGCGGATGGCACGGAATTCATAACCACATTCCTCTGTCTCCTATACGAGTACTAGACGCAAGCAGTTGAAAGTTGTCTGTTTTGGATCAGTGGAACAACTCCATATGTACCTGAAATTTCGGAACAATTCACATATataataatattattatGCATAAAATGTGTCTACCAATATAGTGGGGAACCCAAAGCCCACACAAGCTGCGCAAGCCCCCACGCAATTTTAATCCGATCCACTCCTAGGATGGCTACTTTTGATTTATCCTAcaattcttggaaattatctatctgGCGTACTGAAGTGGCTCATTGGAATTGGAGAAATATACAGATTAAGTTTGGTTTGACAAGTCGACGTTCAAGTTAAGTATCATGCAAATGAAAGTGTCAAAAAAGCCGTAACTGAATATGAAATTCCGAGATTTTCAAACATGGGGTAACTGCCGGGAGGCGGCCACTAGCACAGTTTCCTCCAAGATGAATATGCATTTGTGGAGTTTGTCCTATTGTTTTCTTCGCATAATTAGAGCGGAGCGCGGATAAATAGTCTACTTTCATTGTCGCAATAATCTTCTATAAAGCGAAGTGGTCCAATGGGAGGATCACACTGGTGCCACATGAAAGTAGATAGTTAGACAATAGAGCAATATTGTTCACAAAAATCCGAAATAGGGGCTTCGTGACCAGAATGGATAGTAGTATTTATGCATAAATTGATTTTTTGACAATTCTTGCAAGAGGAGGCCGTGGAACAACCTTTCCATTACtattttccatcttgaTTACAAAGCGAGATCTCAATTACAATTGAATTTTAACTTCGCCCGAAATAAGTAGGTCCAAGACTTTGTTTCGCCAGGCACTTCCGGACTATTGCGAAGTATCTGTCATTATAGACATTGCACTTCAGTTGATTATTGTCTAAATAGCTATAAAGTAGGTCTCAGTTCTTTAGAACTATAAATCTCTGCAGAGATTTAACAGCAAAAACGTATTTGCTTCATTTATGTGCACCGAAGTTGTCTGTCTATCTGCAAATTTTCATTCACTTTTGTAGTTGAAATATTTGCAGAATCTTCCCTCGTGATATTAATTATTATGTAGACATATGGTTATTTGAAAAGTGGTTCGTTATTTACGTGGAGTTTCGCAACCTTTGGCCACAAAAAATATTAGCAGAATAATTGCCatataaatttttcattttaAGTTTCATTATATTTCAAACTTTTTGAATGCTTTCATGGGAAATCTACAAGATGTACTCTAAATTAGCTTTTATTCTAGATCCTGAAAATATGTTTCCTCAAAATCTATTCGAAAATTTATGAAAATGTAGACCAAAAATACATACATTCACTGAAATCATGGAAAATGGCTATAATTCAAAGACattaacttcttgaacacaAATATGATACACAAATCATTGCCACCTCTACTCCAATAAGGCgcttgaaaaattttcaactcACCCTTATTACTTTATTCTCTTGCTACTCTTTTGATCTATTTAGTCAATATTTCGCAATCGAGTTGTGTAAGTGACTGCACACAAGACTTCAAATCAGATAGAATGTAGTGAAGGACATCTACCAACTAGTCACCCATCCCTATCACTACTCCATACTCTTATCCAGTTTACAAATTTCGTCCATATGACTCAAGTTTCACCATCGAGCAAAAAGGTAGATGATTTCTTATCGGGGTTGTCTCAATTGTCTCAGAATAAAATTCGAGAAGACGAACAACGACAGAGGGAGCTACAAAGAAGCatcgaagagttgaagagaCTGAATTCGACTTCGCCAGCAAAACCTGATTACGATGAGCTAACTCCGGTGAACTCGCTGATGATTTCAGACTCAGTTCCAACTTTGAAGTTCAGCAGAAGCTCAGGGCCCACTGAATATAAATCTAGACTAGACATctatgaagaagagaaccCTCCAAAGCTaccaaaaagaagaaatattgaaagtaatgaagatgaagatgctCCAAAATTGCCAAGAAGACCAGAATCTACAGAGCCTGTGGAAGAAAACCCTCCTCCACTTCCTACAAGGAAATTTGCATATTCCACATCAGACTTGAATATTAACTTGCTTCAACCAACAGGCCGTAAAGGTCCTATTCCTGTCGCAAAACCAAAGCAGACTTCGAATCACTCATTTCCAGAATTCAAAGCTAAATCTGGTTCCACTGGAGGCGGTACCATTAAGTCTTTTTCCCAGATAGAAgctgaaatcaaaaacaGAGATGTATCACAAACAGAGgattccaaattgaaacaagtCCCCCCAAAGCCAAAGTCCAAACCTAGAATCAGTGAGACTTCTGTAGTTGTAGATTCGGTAGCAAAAAATGACTGgctttcttcatcaattgGAAACAAGGCAACTGTCCACACAACCCAGTCTTATGCCGGACATGTAGAACCATTGAAACCCACACCAAGGCCCAAGGCAGACTGGTTGTCTTCTACTTTACATAATCCAAAAACAACAGTACACACTTCGCCTGCCAAAGTAAGCGTTGACTCACCAGGAGAGCACAGTTCTGGTAAGCCAGGTAGCAAACCTCCTCTTCCTCCCAAAATTGCCATTACTTCTCCCTCTAAGGGAGCAGCAGCCAGCTGGCTCAATAGTGCTGTTAGTAAGAAGGATCTTCATACACATTCAGAAGTGGCTTCAAAACCATCTTATATAATtccgaagaagaagaatcaaaatgtagaagaatcagaGAAAAAGACACCCGAGTACTTGGAAAAACTAGGAAAGTTGCAGAAAGGCGAATCGTTGAAAACCCCAGTTTCAAAAGCTCCATTGAACAAATATGCTCAAGAAGAGGACACTCTAAAGAACACGATCGCAAATCTTTCGTCTTCTAAAAAACCACCTCCAAAGCCATTGAAACCTCCAGTCTCAAAATACACCCAGGAAGAGACTGACTTGCTCAAAACTACTTTGGCTGGATTGTCTACAAGCAAAGTGCCAGTTGTTAGGGTTTCAAAACCATCAGTAGAAAAGTATACAAAAAACGAAAGCGAGCTTCTTAAATCAACTATATCAAACTTGTCGCCAAACAAGAAGCCTCTTATACCGACTAAGCCAGCTTTTAACAAGtacgaagaaaatgattcTCAGATATTAAGAGCTCAGATGAGTCAGCTCTCCAACAAGAGCAAATTATCCACAAAACAGGATAATAATATAACAGAGGGAATGTATGCTCATAGTAAACTCAAACCAGTGGCTCCACCCCTCAAACCCAAGACCAAGCCGGTTGTTGAACAACCTCCTAAACGGGCAACTGCAGTTGAGAAACCAAAGCCCGTATCATTCCAGGACCAACTATCCAACATCTTGAGAGCCAACACAGTCCCTCAACTTGCAGGTGCTTCTAGTAATGGAATCCCAACAGCTACAATAATTAGCCGTTCAAACACAGATCCTATAAgggagaaaagaaaagatacaGTAGGTAATGGTAAGTTAGTTCATCCTGGTAAGGGAAGAGCAAAGGGTCCAAAGAGAAAGCTTCCTAAATCGATGCAGAAATCTCAGGCTCAAAGTAGCAACAGTTCAAAGAAGTCGGCGAATGTTAAGGAAAGTGATCCAGTTTCCTTAAATCCaattgaatcttctgaaccaaaagaagaagaaactatGCTTGCGgtaccaaagaagaaacctgCTCCTACAGTGAACAAGCTAACTAAACCAAAGCCTGTTGAAGGATTGAAGCCCAGCCGGAACTTCAGTGGGGAGATTTTCATATAGGAGATACAGACATTCAGATCGATTCTATTCTTTTATAAAGAACAATTATTTGTTTTACTTTCTCAAACGTAGATTGGCACTCATAGTCGTATATATGTGAAGTCGTAAATGTATGTACAGTCAATTTTGCAGATGAATGCGCATGAAGCAACATCCCCAATTAGGCTAGTTGTGTGGAACAAGAactgtgaaaaatgtagGCGAGCTAACAGAGCTGGCTCGTACTTATAAGTGAGATTTGAAACATGGATATTGAAGACTATTGATAGAGTAGCCGTTGCTCGAGTAGCCATTGTGTATTATAGCATCTTATAACCTGAGGGAACATCTCGTTATCATCTTCCCCACTAAACTAGTGTGATTTCAGAAGACATTAAAGCGTGCGGCTCGCGAATGttttttcttccagaacaaatggacaacttttcaaaaCAGTTATGTAAACATTATATACGATCCAACAGTGAATAATTGTTGCAAGCGATAATCCTCGTTGCAAACAGTACTGTACTACTAGTCTACCCTGAAATGGATAAAGTTACCGAGCAGTTGGAGGCATGGAAGGCTGAGATTCCTGCCAAATTGGAACAGGCCCAAATCTACTTCAACCAGTTCAAGCAATCGATTCCAAAGAACGTGGACGAACTCCAGCCTCACATCGACTACATCAAGTCCATTACTCAGGACGACATAATAAACgacttcaccaacttcaaggtAACTCCCATCACAATTTCCATCACGATCACGACTTTGACGACGATCTTCATTATCTCAAAGTTGTTTTGTAGATGCTCTTCTGACACGAAaaccaagaaaaagaacaagaagccTAAAAAGAAACTCTCGAAGGCGCAGAAGGCCAACAAGGATATCCAGGCCATTTTGGACTTTGTTGAATCCGAGTATGTGCCTCAGATCGACACATACATTGTGGAATACAAGAGCTTGAAACCCGAAGAGCTCGAGTACAAGTACAactactttgaagaaatgttgttgaaggagttgatgaagttggaCGAGGTCGATGTCAGTGGCAACGATATCTTGAgagaaaacagaaagaaagtgaTAAAATTTGTCCAGGATCaccagaagagattggacagattcaaaaaagaaagaaacttCTAAGATGAGCTTTCAAGACACTGATATCTCAATTTAGATATGTATTGTATTCTGTTAATAAATGTAATCTACTATGAATAAGTAGCGCAATCACTTCAAAGAGTCTATTCtagtatataaatatatatttctttAAATAATAAATAATGTAACCTTTTAACAGTATTACAGTATTTAGTCGATATACTCTATTTCTTGTTTATCACTGTCTTGTGCGAGTCGAAATCCTGGGGTTGGATTCTGGCTCCTCTCTTGACTCCAAACTCAGGAATGGCACCGTCCGAATTACCAGGAAACACGTCTACAAGTAGAGGCAATCTATGGCCCAACCACAAGGCACTGTTGGTGTGGTCTTCCAAATCGTTACCCGTTTGAGGGTGAATAAGAACTGACAAATTTCCATGGTACAATTGAAACCAACTGAGAACCTTGATGAACACCTCAGGTCTTCTCACATCCGCCTCCCAGAACTGCGTTGGATGTGGGCCAATGATCTTGTCATCGGGCAACTTCTTCACGATGATGGAGCCATTGGCTGAATCTTCAGGGAAGTCTTCAAGTAACTTGGCTCTTAAGTTGTCGGACTCGGTAAGCGACTTTGCATTATGCGCATAGTAGTAGACATGGAAATCGTAGTATTGCACCGGATATGTGAACGAAAGTCCGTGAACCGAGGTGGTGGCTACAGAGGGATCGTTTTGTGGAAGATGGGTAACGTACTCCATTGCTATATGCTGAAAGGATAAAACTCGAAACTctaaaagaagaataaacTTATTGACCAAATTTCGTTCCCAGGATTAGCCACTTACCTAAGGGGCGCCGCTTTGGTATAGAGCCACaattgctgcgaaaactGCGCTACCAACGATAAGAATAATGCATCACCAAATACCATTCTACAACAATATGCTACAATATAAGTAATAGGATTTGTATAATATAGATGTAAATACTATTTTAAAGCTCCTAAGCCAAATTCAAGTCCTTCTGCACCATGGTCTTGCAAATAGGGTGGTACTTGTCTTCAAATCTCTTGAAAGTCTCCACAGCAAACTCGATGCTGACACTGGTCTGCAAGAGCTTGTAACCTGGTCTGACATACTTCATACGACCTACAGTGCCCAACCAGTCAGCAAAGAACTTAACTTGTTCGTCCGAACTAGTGTAGTTCCCGtatttgatcaacaattcaTTCCAACGAGCAAGTACTTCACCGTTCTTACTGGCTGCATACTTTGGGTAGATAGAAGGCAACTTTCTGATGAGTTCAGGAGAGACATCAAGGTCCTTAAATCTATCAGTTAAGGTTTCGATAAAGAGCATCTCTTGTTCTCCTTCGAATTCCTTAACATCAGCTTCGGAGAACTTGACTTCAGTTTCACCGGACTTAACGAAGTCCACCCACTTTTCAACCAAGACGTAGACTTGATCAGCCAATGTAGTGTCGAACTTGGGATCATCAGGTAAGCCGGGCTGGAACAaccacttctccaaatCAATGGTGTCCAACGCATCTTTCTTACCCAATGGAGTGTAGAAATCATACAAGGTCTCTATGAACTGAGCACTGTTAAGCGATTGGTAACggaacttcttgaagtaaTGCTTGATAAATGGATCGAACTCCTTGGTACCACCGACTTTCGTCTCGATGtgaaacaagaagttgaaaccCTTTTCATATGGAATTCTAGAAAATGCATCGTCGGGATCGCCACTTGCCAAGTCCCATACCAATGATGTGAACTTGGGATCAAACGACTCCACAGTCTCTACTAATGCATTCCAGCCAATAATGGCATTGAAGTGTCTCACTTGCTCGCCATACTTTTCTGGGTTGGCTCTGCCTTCCTCTTGggcttcagcagcagctaTGGCTCCTATAATTCGCCTTTCCAAATACACAGTCCAACCTTCGTTCAACCAAAAGTGCTCCCACGAACAATTAGTAACGAGATTACCGGACCATGAATGAGCCAATTCATGTGCCATCACCTTGACTTGAGTTCTGTCCTTACTTATCAAAGTGGGTGTGAGCTGGGTCATGTTGGGAATTTCCATACCTCCGTAGGGGAAACTCGAAGGAAGAACTAACGAATCGAATCTCGACCATTCATATTCGAAGACGATCTTCTCGGCGATCTGGATGAAATTCTCCATATCCTTCTCAAACTCCCACTGACAGTCCTTCAAAGATGGCTCTTCAGAGTAGACATCAGATCTGGGACCAATAGGAGCCTTGTGGAGATTACCAGAAGTGATAGAAACTAAGTATGAAGGAATGGGAATAGGCTGGTCAAAATGGTATACACCTGCTTCATTACTTGGCTGCGGTCTACCAGACATAGTACACACCAGAGGCGATTTAGCTGTGAACTTGTATGGAGACTTGACACCAGGGGTGTCAAAACAAGGGAACAAACTACGAGCGTGAATGGCTTGACATTGAGAAAATACATATGGACCAGTGTCTCCTTGAATAAACTGAATGGCAGTACACTTGTCGGTGGTACGGAAATCGACTTCCACAGTGAGACTCTCATTTTCACCATCAATTGGAATTACCAAGGGAGAGCCAAAAGGAGCTTTGTGTGGCAAAAGTTCgaaaacaacttctttACCATTGACTTTAGCAGTCAGCACTTCCAAAAACGAAGTGTCCAATACAAGGCGGTTGGTTTTGGtgagtttcttcaaagtgTATATCACATTTCCTGAAATATTCTTACTCTCAAACGATACCAGGAGCGACAAATCCGTGTGGACAACCTTAAACTCTGCATAATTGGAGTTGGTGCACGGGTCTAGCTCGTGTGATCTTTTGCTAATATTCTCAAACTTTGACATGGCTAATTGGACTTTtcgaagaaaacgaaattAGTACgaattattcaattctacGAAATAGTGCCTTCTAGTAGATAATTTAGATGGTGACCAGAGTGGTAGCGCCGTCACTGTCTCATTGCCTAAATGCCTTGGATATTTTAAATTTAGTGCCGATTCTGTCAAAGGCTCTTCTTGGTGCAGGTATTTTTGTGTTCGAAAGTGCAAGAGCCGTTTCATCGTTTCATAGGCAACTAGACTGTATGTGAATAAAGAAATATAACGTATACTGAAACGAGGCTATTCTATACAATGTTCAACCGGTTCAAGGAATTGTCCttatctatatatatatgggTGCACCAAAAATTTCGTCACTATTAGAATGTCGTATCAAGTTCGCTTTAAAGACCAGCGGTTGCGGAAGCTGTCGTTTCATGAGTTTCGGCTTCtgttggtttcttcttcttcttgtctctcTTCTGACTGGCCTCAGCTACCAACTGTTCAAAGATTCTTGCTTCCTCGTCCTCATCTTCGGTTCTTGTTACAGCCGAAAACACTTCGCCAATCAATTTCAAGGCATTAGCTCTGTCtattctctttttcaaaggtacttcttcatcatagAGAATATTATCACAAACTCCACGAATGGTACCTTGGATCTCGAATTTGGATCCTGACCAAGCTGCCGCTAACACTTTGCCCATCAAGtacttttccatttcaGCCAACTCTTCTGGTGTGTGCTTTTCAGgaatcttttcttctttagaaTTGCTGGTTTTTACATCATTAGCATCTTTGTCTTTAGAGTCTTCGGAGTCTTTGTCTCCTTTACTATCTTGATCTGCTTGCTGTTCGTGTAGTTCTTGatccttctttttctttctgatgctctcgatttcttcctctAATTTATTCACCTCTTGCTCTGCGGCCAgcttcttggcttcttcctcttctgcttctttgaGTGCATGGTATTCATTATCTTGTTGCATCTTGGAGTATTCTTCCATGGTTCTCTGCGCATCCAAGGCTGTAGAAACCGTGGAAAAGGTATCCTTGACTACTCCACCCTTTTCTTTGACAGAGTGCCAAAACCCTCCCCAGCCAAAGAATGTCTGgttcttcaaaaagatCTTCAGCTTGGTCTTATAGATGGAGCCAAGAGTATGTAAGATCTCAAGTCCAAAactttccattttcaacGACTCCGCTTCATACTGCAATTTGCCCTTGAACGACTGTGCTACGTCGTCCTTCATGTCGGTCTCAGTAAACAACGACAACTTGTCAATAAGTTTGTTGGAGAGCTCTTTTCTCATCtcgatcttcttcaaacgaCACTCCTCTTcaaacttctccaactcttctttaCGcttctgatcttctttttctttttcggTAAGTTGCTTTTTACTTGGATCCACCTCCTCTGTATGTTCTGAATGCAGTAACAAAAGAGGAGCTTTATCGGATGAATTGGTAGTAGAATATTTATCAGTAGAACTAGTAGTAGTAGAACTAGTAGTATTAGAAGTCTTATTTGGAGTATTGTCGGTAGTTGCAtcatcttccttcttttcgtccttcttttcatcatcagtgTAGCCCGATAATTCCGCAGATTTCGACAACTCTTGCAATAAAGTCAATTCACCTATCCATTCTTTGAAAGCTTCTCCACCAAATATCATGGAGAAAAACTCAGATGGATCTTCGAATCCTTCCGTGGGAATCGATTCTTGCTTACCGAACTTGTCATATTTAGctctcaacttctcgtCACTCAAAACTTGGTAagcttctccaacttcttggaactTGGCAGCTGCCAGCGGGTCATCGGGGTTCTTATCTGGATGTAATCTGATTGCAGCTTTACGATACGccttcttgatttccaaCGAC
This Scheffersomyces stipitis CBS 6054 chromosome 3, complete sequence DNA region includes the following protein-coding sequences:
- the LKA4 gene encoding leukotriene A-4 hydrolase (LTA-4 hydrolase) (Leukotriene A(4) hydrolase) (go_function membrane alanyl aminopeptidase activity~go_process proteolysis and peptidolysis), with amino-acid sequence MSKFENISKRSHELDPCTNSNYAEFKVVHTDLSLSVSFESKNISGNVIYTLKKLTKTNRLVLDTSFLEVSTAKVNGKEVVFELLPHKAPFGSPLVIPIDGENESLTVEVDFRTTDKCTAIQFIQGDTGPYVFSQCQAIHARSLFPCFDTPGVKSPYKFTAKSPSVCTMSGRPQPSNEAGVYHFDQPIPIPSYLVSITSGNLHKAPIGPRSDVYSEEPSLKDCQWEFEKDMENFIQIAEKIVFEYEWSRFDSLVLPSSFPYGGMEIPNMTQLTPTLISKDRTQVKVMAHELAHSWSGNLVTNCSWEHFWLNEGWTVYLERRIIGAIAAAEAQEEGRANPEKYGEQVRHFNAIIGWNALVETVESFDPKFTSLVWDLASGDPDDAFSRIPYEKGFNFLFHIETKVGGTKEFDPFIKHYFKKFRYQSLNSAQFIETLYDFYTPLGKKDALDTIDLEKWLFQPGLPDDPKFDTTLADQVYVLVEKWVDFVKSGETEVKFSEADVKEFEGEQEMLFIETLTDRFKDLDVSPELIRKLPSIYPKYAASKNGEVLARWNELLIKYGNYTSSDEQVKFFADWLGTVGRMKYVRPGYKLLQTSVSIEFAVETFKRFEDKYHPICKTMVQKDLNLA
- a CDS encoding predicted protein encodes the protein MEYVTHLPQNDPSVATTSVHGLSFTYPVQYYDFHVYYYAHNAKSLTESDNLRAKLLEDFPEDSANGSIIVKKLPDDKIIGPHPTQFWEADVRRPEVFIKVLSWFQLYHGNLSVLIHPQTGNDLEDHTNSALWLGHRLPLLVDVFPGNSDGAIPEFGVKRGARIQPQDFDSHKTVINKK
- a CDS encoding predicted protein (go_function protein binding~go_process apoptosis), whose amino-acid sequence is MDKVTEQLEAWKAEIPAKLEQAQIYFNQFKQSIPKNVDELQPHIDYIKSITQDDIINDFTNFKVTPITISITITTLTTIFIISKLFCRCSSDTKTKKKNKKPKKKLSKAQKANKDIQAILDFVESEYVPQIDTYIVEYKSLKPEELEYKYNYFEEMLLKELMKLDEVDVSGNDILRENRKKVIKFVQDHQKRLDRFKKERNF
- the UNC89.1 gene encoding Muscle M-line assembly protein unc-89 (Uncoordinated protein 89) (similar to Muscle M-line assembly protein unc-89 (Uncoordinated protein 89)) is translated as MTQVSPSSKKVDDFLSGLSQLSQNKIREDEQRQRELQRSIEELKRSNSTSPAKPDYDELTPVNSSMISDSVPTLKFSRSSGPTEYKSRLDIYEEENPPKLPKRRNIESNEDEDAPKLPRRPESTEPVEENPPPLPTRKFAYSTSDLNINLLQPTGRKGPIPVAKPKQTSNHSFPEFKAKSGSTGGGTIKSFSQIEAEIKNRDVSQTEDSKLKQVPPKPKSKPRISETSVVVDSVAKNDWLSSSIGNKATVHTTQSYAGHVEPLKPTPRPKADWLSSTLHNPKTTVHTSPAKVSVDSPGEHSSGKPGSKPPLPPKIAITSPSKGAAASWLNSAVSKKDLHTHSEVASKPSYIIPKKKNQNVEESEKKTPEYLEKLGKLQKGESLKTPVSKAPLNKYAQEEDTLKNTIANLSSSKKPPPKPLKPPVSKYTQEETDLLKTTLAGLSTSKVPVVRVSKPSVEKYTKNESELLKSTISNLSPNKKPLIPTKPAFNKYEENDSQILRAQMSQLSNKSKLSTKQDNNITEGMYAHSKLKPVAPPLKPKTKPVVEQPPKRATAVEKPKPVSFQDQLSNILRANTVPQLAGASSNGIPTATIISRSNTDPIREKRKDTVGNGKLVHPGKGRAKGPKRKLPKSMQKSQAQSSNSSKKSANVKESDPVSLNPIESSEPKEEETMLAVPKKKPAPTVNKLTKPKPVEGLKPSRNFSGEIFI